The genomic region GGTGCGCGAAGCGATCCAGCTCGCCGTCGACCGTCAGGCCATCCAGCAGATCGTGATGCGCGGCCAGTCGATCCCCACCTGTGTCAACATGCCTCCGTTCGTCAACGGCTGGACCGAAGAGCTCGATGCCTGCCCTGAGCCCGATCTGGAGCGCGCCCGCGAACTGATGGCCGAGGCCGGCTATCCCGATGGCTTCTCGGTGACGCTGGACACGCCCAATGACCGCTACGTCAATGACGAGGCGATCTCCCAGGCCGTGGTGGGCATGCTCGGCCAGATCGGCATCGACGTGACGCTCGCGTCCCGCCCGATCGCCCAGCACTCGCCGCTGATCCTCAATAACGAGACCGACTTCTATCTTCTGGGCTGGGGCGTGCCGACCTTCGATTCGGCCTACATCTTCAACGACCTGGTCCACACCAAGACCGACGAATATGGCACCTATAATATCGGGCTCTATTCGAACCCCGAGGTCGACGAGATGATCCAGTCGCTGGGCACGATGACCGACATCGACGCCCGCAACCAGGTGATCGCCGATATCTGGGAGCAGGTGCAGGAAGACAATCTGTTCCTCACCATCCACGTCCAGGTGCTGGCCTATGCGATGCGCGACGACATGACCCTCGCCGTCCATCCTGAAAACCAGCCCAACATGACCACGGTCACCTTCGAATAGACCGGCGGTTCCCGAACGCGCCGCGCCACGGCTTTCTCGTTGTGGCGCGGCGTTTCGTTTGATGCGCCGGCCTGGCGTTTGTTCCAGCGGCGAATTCCTATACACTTTGATCGCGCCTGATCAGGCCGCCCGTCCGGGGCCGGCCCACGATCCCGCGAAAGCGCTTTACGGAGACCACCATGCTGGCCTTCATACTCAAACGGCTCGGACAAGCCATATTGGTGATGCTCGCCGTTTCGCTCATCGCCTTCATCATGTTCCGCTATGTGGGCGATCCGGTCGCTTCGCTGGTCAGCCAGGAAGCCTCTATCGCCGACCAGGAGCAGCTCCGCGAGCGGCTGGGGCTTAACGATCCGGCTTATGAGCAGTATTTCCGGTTCCTCGGCAACGCCATCCAGGGCCAGTTCGGCATTTCCTACCGTCTGCAGACGCCGGTGGCCGACCTGATCCTTTCGCGCCTGCCCGCCACCATCGAATTGGCGCTGGTTTCCGCCACGATCGCCCTGACGCTGGGGATCGTCTTGGGGGTGTTTACCGCCCTCAACCCCAAGAACTGGGCGGCCGCCGGGGTCATGGCATTCTCGCTGATCGGGGTGTCGCTGCCCACTTTCCTCATCGGTATCGGGCTCATCTACGTCTTTGCCGTCGAGCTGCAATGGCTGCCCAGTTTCGGGCGCGGCGAGGTGGTGGATCTGGGCTGGTGGCACACCGGCTTTTTGACCGAGAGCGGGCTGCGCTCGATCATCCTGCCGGCCATCACGCTGTCGCTGTTTCAGATGACGCTGATCATGCGCTTAGTGCGCGCCGAGATGATGGAGGTGCTGCGCCAGGATTACATCAAGTTCGCGCGGGCCCGCGGGCTCTCCAAGCGCGCCATCAATTTCGGCCATGCGCTCAAGAACACTCTGGTGCCGGTGATCACCATTACCGGGCTGCAACTGGGGTCGGTCATCGCCTTCGCGATCGTCACCGAAACGGTGTTCCAGTGGCCGGGCGTGGGCTCGCTGTTCGTCAATTCGGTGGCCGTCGTCGACGTGCCGGTGATGGCGGCATACCTGATGTTCATCGCCTTCGTGTTCGTCGCGATCAACCTGATCGTGGATATTCTTTATTATGTCGTCGACCCGCGCCTGCGGATCGGTGGCCCGGCTCGGGGGAACTGACCCATGAGTGAGATTTCAGCCCAGGCTCCCAGAGGGCGCCTCGCCAAGATCATCGATTCCGATATCTTTTATTCCTACCGCACCTCGCCGGTGGCCATTGTCGCCTCGATCGTTGCGGTGGTGCTGATCCTGGCAGCCATCCTGGCGCCCTGGATCGCCCCCTACGATCCGTTCAATCCGCGCACGCTCAATCTGATGGACGGATTCACCCCGCCCATGAGCGAGAGCTTTGCCGGTAATTACTTTCTTCTGGGCGCCGACCATCAGGGCCGCGATGTGCTCTCGACCATCCTGCACGGCTCCCGCGTATCGCTGTTCGTCGGCCTTTCGGCCACCATTTTCGCCATGGTGCTGGGGGTCGGGCTGGGGCTCGTCGCCGGCTATCGCGGCGGGCTGGTCGATGCCATCATCATGCGCATCGCCGATATCCAGCTTTCGTTCCCGGCCATCCTGATCGCGCTTTTGATCTTTGGCGTGGCGCGCGGGCTGATCCCGCCCAGCCAGCAGGAAAACACCGCGCTCGTGGTGCTGATCCTTGCCATCGGGCTTTCCAACTGGGCCCAGTTCGCCCGCACGGTACGCGGGGCGACCATGGTCGAGCGGCAGAAGGACTATGTGTCTGCGGCCCGCATCATGGGCGTCAATCCCATCATTATCCTCGTGCGTCACATCCTGCCCAACGTGGTGGGGCCGGTGCTGGTGATCGCCACCA from Pelagibacterium sp. 26DY04 harbors:
- a CDS encoding ABC transporter permease: MLAFILKRLGQAILVMLAVSLIAFIMFRYVGDPVASLVSQEASIADQEQLRERLGLNDPAYEQYFRFLGNAIQGQFGISYRLQTPVADLILSRLPATIELALVSATIALTLGIVLGVFTALNPKNWAAAGVMAFSLIGVSLPTFLIGIGLIYVFAVELQWLPSFGRGEVVDLGWWHTGFLTESGLRSIILPAITLSLFQMTLIMRLVRAEMMEVLRQDYIKFARARGLSKRAINFGHALKNTLVPVITITGLQLGSVIAFAIVTETVFQWPGVGSLFVNSVAVVDVPVMAAYLMFIAFVFVAINLIVDILYYVVDPRLRIGGPARGN
- a CDS encoding ABC transporter permease; the encoded protein is MSEISAQAPRGRLAKIIDSDIFYSYRTSPVAIVASIVAVVLILAAILAPWIAPYDPFNPRTLNLMDGFTPPMSESFAGNYFLLGADHQGRDVLSTILHGSRVSLFVGLSATIFAMVLGVGLGLVAGYRGGLVDAIIMRIADIQLSFPAILIALLIFGVARGLIPPSQQENTALVVLILAIGLSNWAQFARTVRGATMVERQKDYVSAARIMGVNPIIILVRHILPNVVGPVLVIATIGLALAIIEEATLSFLGVGVPPTQPSLGTLIRIGQQFLFSGEWWILFFPAVTLVLLALSVNLLGDWLRDALNPRLR